The window AAAATGCATTCTGATTAAACTGAACAATATATGAATCAATGGGAAATCCTTAATTATTAAAATGATGGAGCATAAATCTAGGAATCCACATTGAAACTGCTTTAAAGGTTTACttgaattaaaatgaaaaaaagttgatgtctttttctcttcttttttttccaaaaaaaaaaagttgctctGTCAGTACTTACAACTGGAAAAAGGAGTAAATTTATCATGATACATTGGATTAATAATTATGGTTATCAATTGACAAGCAAAAACACCATAGAAACCAACTTCCTACAGAGTTACAATTTTCAACTAATGATCCTGAATGAAGAAGAATGGATAAACGGATACAAATAAATAGTTGACATACCATCACGACGAACACAAATCTCGGGTACATTTTTAATTTGGCCATTGATGCTGTCATTATAGACTCTAGTTTCAATGTCCCCCTCAACAAAAACTGGTGAGCTGAAGAGATGCACCAGAAACAAAATAACAATGATTAACCAACCAATAGCAATAAAATGATAAAGATGGGAACTATTACAAATATTCCAATAAACTCTTCACAGGAATGTaaaaattctgtttttttttttaaagaccatCAATTCATACCTCTTTACAAGTTGTTGAACAGCATAAGCCCCAAGTTGTTCATTATGCACCACAATCCGGTGCCACTGAGCTGGTTTTGGTAAGTTCTCTGCTCCTACAATTCTTTGGTCATACATACCCCCCGTTCCAAGGGTAAAGATGGTCACAGTCCGCCCATTCCTCAAGATCTTCTGCACGGGAGCTTGCCCAATTTTGCCACAAATAATTGCCTATGCAAAGGGCAATTGCAACAATTTGAGCCTTCTTGCAATGAAGAATAGCTTTGCAAGtcacaatttaaatatttttgaagtTCAAGACTAAGAAATATGATGGCTACTCGTTAGAGCAGTATTTCATATGCTCCTTTCCCCACACATGACAATGTGGAAAATGTGCGTGAGATCCATGTTATTCATCTGGTGATCTGTATCATTGTATGTGCCATGGCCCAACGATAGACAGGTtaggtcatcaggtgggccacatgtataagaAAATTTGAACGATTAACTGACCAAATATGCCAATAAAAGAAATAACTAACTAAAAGTCCACATTCCCCATAAACATgtgactcacctgatgaatgagccagcctgatttttgggccatgggcccatggcacatacatggtgggtccacttgatgagCAGCTCAAATAGCCATAGCAGGGTTCTAAAACTAGCAATAATACCTTATGAACCCCTCGGAAGCCCCAGCCCCTTTTAGGGTCTACACCCTGTGGTTCTAATTCTCTGTTGTTACTAATAAATTCATCATCCTCTACTTCTGCATTGCTTGATTCACGTTCATCAAATGACATGGTTGAGAGCCACAACTGTGAACCTCTGTGCAGGCCTACAAATGTTAAACAACACTTATCAACCAAGATTAGCATTCTCAAAATATAGGATCTAAAACAAAATGTTTCGAGGGTCAACAAGGCGACCaaaaatgcacaaaaataaatgttttgctcaaaaaagacaaagaaaaaaaagaagcagtaaTATCTATCTGCAAAGACAATCAAACATTAGAAATAGGATTCCAATCTAGCACACATGTTATATCTGACCAGT is drawn from Magnolia sinica isolate HGM2019 chromosome 5, MsV1, whole genome shotgun sequence and contains these coding sequences:
- the LOC131246465 gene encoding single-stranded DNA-binding protein, mitochondrial; translation: MGSIGLRFFKCLRLSSQSTTRPFFAGLHRGSQLWLSTMSFDERESSNAEVEDDEFISNNRELEPQGVDPKRGWGFRGVHKAIICGKIGQAPVQKILRNGRTVTIFTLGTGGMYDQRIVGAENLPKPAQWHRIVVHNEQLGAYAVQQLVKSSPVFVEGDIETRVYNDSINGQIKNVPEICVRRDGKIRLIKTGESVGSISLAELRDGLL